One genomic window of Actinoplanes lobatus includes the following:
- a CDS encoding serine/threonine protein kinase: protein MRVNSWNGWDPLRHVLVGRADGTMVQAPEPAVQRDFPADGFPLGTYGPMPEEMTAAANEQLDAFAVQLAARGVQVSRPTPIDFSQPVSTPDWEHPTGFGCMPPRDVLITVGNEILEATMCYRSRWFEYLCYRPVLQELFEADPDMRWEAAPKPRLTDASFVPGFWNEYQTLSKAEQLARVAEHDLVLTEEEPLFDAADIARFGVDLFVQLSLVTNRKGVDWLRRHFPDHRVHEVTFTNTHPLHIDATWVPLRPGLVLHNGERPADPELVKYFEVNDWQVVEAVQPASWKHHPRLSFCSPWLAVNILNLDPRTVCVEAEEVRLAEQLDGLGMEVVPVPFRAVGPFGGGLHCATVDIWREGGLEDYFPNRCGRF, encoded by the coding sequence GTGCGAGTGAACTCATGGAACGGATGGGACCCGCTGCGGCATGTGCTGGTCGGGCGCGCCGACGGCACGATGGTGCAGGCGCCCGAGCCGGCCGTGCAACGGGACTTCCCGGCCGATGGCTTCCCGCTCGGCACCTACGGGCCGATGCCCGAGGAGATGACCGCGGCCGCGAACGAGCAGCTCGACGCGTTCGCGGTCCAGCTGGCCGCGCGCGGCGTCCAGGTCTCCCGGCCCACCCCGATCGACTTCTCGCAGCCGGTGTCCACCCCGGACTGGGAGCATCCGACCGGCTTCGGCTGCATGCCGCCCCGGGACGTGCTCATCACGGTCGGCAACGAGATCCTCGAGGCCACCATGTGCTACCGCAGCCGCTGGTTCGAGTACCTGTGCTATCGGCCGGTACTCCAGGAACTGTTCGAGGCGGACCCGGACATGCGGTGGGAGGCCGCGCCCAAGCCCCGGCTCACCGATGCCAGCTTCGTGCCGGGTTTCTGGAACGAGTACCAGACGCTGTCCAAGGCGGAACAGCTCGCCCGGGTGGCCGAGCACGACCTCGTGCTCACCGAGGAGGAGCCGCTGTTCGACGCGGCGGACATCGCCCGCTTCGGCGTGGACCTGTTCGTCCAGCTGTCGCTGGTCACCAACCGCAAAGGCGTGGACTGGCTGCGCCGGCACTTCCCGGACCATCGGGTGCACGAGGTGACCTTCACCAACACCCATCCGCTGCACATCGACGCGACCTGGGTGCCGCTGCGTCCCGGCCTGGTGCTGCACAACGGCGAGCGCCCCGCCGACCCGGAGTTGGTGAAGTACTTCGAGGTCAACGACTGGCAGGTGGTCGAGGCCGTGCAACCGGCCAGCTGGAAGCACCACCCCCGGCTGTCGTTCTGCAGCCCCTGGCTCGCGGTCAACATCCTCAACCTCGACCCGAGGACGGTGTGCGTCGAGGCCGAGGAGGTACGCCTCGCCGAACAGCTCGACGGCCTCGGCATGGAGGTCGTGCCGGTGCCGTTCCGCGCGGTGGGACCGTTCGGTGGCGGCCTGCACTGCGCCACCGTCGACATCTGGCGTGAGGGAGGTCTCGAGGACTACTTCCCCAACCGCTGCGGACGATTCTGA
- a CDS encoding glycosyltransferase family 2 protein, with product MTPSVSCLMVTRDRPELADRAIRCFAAQRHPDRELVIVSQGDRTYAARLRASLRAYGVDRAVLIGADPGLRLGALRNLSLDAAGGELVCVWDDDDLSHPDRLTVQVAALRAAGAHSSFLGDHLQLFAARGELHWIDWNRPPAAEYPLLPTTMLMTREARFRYPRTGRYEHYGEDWQLLMDLHREVPVQHLHGQGHLYIYTFHGRNVFSEGHHGHLRSRSRPRTEILEHSSLIRSALTAYPPLGPVHVHGCDGPAFTVEGSS from the coding sequence TTGACCCCGTCGGTGAGCTGCCTGATGGTCACCCGGGACCGGCCGGAGCTGGCCGACCGCGCGATCCGCTGTTTCGCCGCGCAACGCCATCCGGACCGGGAACTGGTCATCGTCTCGCAGGGCGACCGGACTTACGCCGCCCGGTTGCGGGCCTCGCTGCGCGCGTACGGCGTCGATCGCGCCGTGCTCATCGGCGCGGATCCGGGCCTGAGACTCGGAGCGCTGCGCAACCTGTCGCTCGACGCGGCCGGCGGGGAGCTGGTCTGTGTGTGGGACGACGACGACCTCAGCCATCCCGACCGGCTCACCGTGCAGGTGGCGGCGCTGCGGGCCGCGGGAGCGCACAGCTCGTTCCTCGGTGACCACCTCCAGCTGTTCGCCGCCCGCGGCGAGCTGCACTGGATCGACTGGAACCGTCCGCCGGCCGCGGAGTATCCGCTGCTCCCGACGACGATGCTGATGACCCGCGAGGCACGCTTCCGGTACCCGCGGACCGGCCGGTACGAACACTACGGCGAGGACTGGCAACTGCTGATGGACCTGCACCGGGAGGTGCCCGTCCAGCATCTCCACGGACAGGGCCACCTCTACATCTACACGTTCCACGGCCGGAACGTGTTCTCCGAGGGCCACCACGGGCACCTGCGATCCCGGTCCCGGCCCCGCACCGAGATCCTCGAACACTCGTCGCTGATCCGATCCGCTCTCACCGCATATCCGCCGCTCGGCCCGGTACACGTCCACGGCTGCGACGGACCGGCCTTCACCGTGGAGGGTTCGTCATGA
- a CDS encoding class I SAM-dependent methyltransferase, producing MRELTMGIVGLALLRTATTADDGFVAARTAELRRLAQPEPAAGKPLTEFAPAEGYAAWAARYDTLPNFVIAAEEPVVADLMAGLPPGYALDAACGTGRHAARLSALGHDVVGVDQSPQMLAKAAGKVPAARFETGSLEKLPLPDASFDVVVCALALAHVAELSRAVGELRRVLVPGGRLIVTDPHPFMTLLQGPAMFVRPEGGLGFVPYHVHLASDYLAAFADHGLVVRTCREPLFAGPLPPGGYEEKVADAAMAAWKDMPAAIVWEAVAS from the coding sequence ATGCGTGAACTGACGATGGGCATCGTGGGGCTGGCCCTGCTGCGTACCGCGACCACCGCGGACGACGGTTTCGTGGCCGCCCGCACCGCCGAACTGCGCCGCCTCGCGCAGCCCGAGCCGGCCGCCGGTAAGCCGCTCACCGAGTTCGCCCCGGCGGAGGGGTACGCGGCATGGGCCGCCCGCTACGACACGCTGCCGAACTTCGTCATCGCCGCCGAGGAACCCGTGGTCGCCGACCTGATGGCCGGCCTGCCACCCGGATACGCGCTCGACGCGGCCTGCGGCACCGGGCGGCACGCGGCCCGGCTCAGCGCGCTCGGCCACGACGTGGTCGGCGTCGACCAGTCGCCCCAGATGCTCGCCAAGGCGGCCGGGAAGGTGCCCGCCGCCCGGTTCGAGACCGGCTCCCTGGAGAAGCTGCCGCTGCCGGACGCGTCGTTCGACGTGGTCGTCTGTGCGCTCGCGCTCGCCCACGTGGCCGAGCTGAGCCGGGCCGTCGGGGAGCTGCGCCGGGTCCTCGTACCGGGCGGTCGCCTGATCGTCACCGACCCGCACCCGTTCATGACGCTGTTGCAGGGACCGGCGATGTTCGTACGCCCGGAGGGCGGCCTGGGGTTCGTGCCCTACCACGTGCACCTCGCGAGTGACTACCTCGCGGCCTTCGCCGACCACGGGCTCGTCGTGCGCACCTGCCGGGAGCCGTTGTTCGCGGGCCCGTTGCCGCCCGGCGGCTACGAGGAGAAGGTCGCCGACGCGGCCATGGCGGCCTGGAAGGACATGCCGGCCGCGATCGTGTGGGAGGCGGTGGCCTCTTGA
- a CDS encoding N-acetyltransferase, with protein MTVVDHASRAELWDRIPALFDGVLPEYNLHGDVMAGYWKRLFAEFGDCQLALVDGESDEVLAVARSIPVAWDPALPGIDAAIVEGFSGRPATALCALGIEVAPAHRGRRHAFTMLTALRHLAASAGLGTLVAPLRPTWKERYPLTPIERYAAWTTESGEPFDPWIRTHVSLGGTLGASASRSSLITGTLRDWEQWTGMAFPESGEYVFPHGLAPLHIDRNADLGTYWEPGVWVVHPAGSPR; from the coding sequence ATGACCGTGGTCGATCACGCCTCGCGAGCCGAGCTCTGGGATCGGATCCCCGCGCTGTTCGACGGGGTGCTGCCCGAGTACAACCTGCACGGTGACGTGATGGCCGGCTACTGGAAACGGCTCTTCGCGGAGTTCGGCGACTGTCAGCTCGCGCTCGTCGACGGCGAGAGCGACGAGGTGCTCGCGGTCGCGCGTTCCATCCCGGTCGCGTGGGACCCGGCCCTGCCCGGCATCGACGCCGCCATCGTCGAGGGGTTCTCCGGCCGCCCGGCCACGGCGCTGTGCGCGCTCGGCATCGAGGTCGCGCCCGCCCACCGCGGTCGACGGCACGCCTTCACCATGCTCACGGCCCTGCGCCACCTGGCCGCCTCCGCCGGGCTCGGCACCCTGGTGGCGCCGCTGCGCCCCACCTGGAAGGAGCGCTACCCGCTCACCCCCATCGAACGCTACGCGGCCTGGACCACCGAGTCCGGCGAGCCGTTCGACCCGTGGATCCGCACCCACGTCTCCCTCGGCGGCACACTCGGCGCCTCGGCGTCCCGCTCGTCGCTCATCACCGGCACGTTGCGTGACTGGGAGCAATGGACAGGCATGGCGTTCCCCGAATCCGGCGAGTACGTGTTCCCGCACGGTCTCGCCCCGCTGCACATCGACCGGAACGCCGACCTCGGCACGTACTGGGAACCGGGCGTCTGGGTCGTGCACCCGGCGGGGAGCCCTCGATGA
- a CDS encoding HAD family hydrolase, with the protein MPRGVVFDFNGTLARPGAWRSHREVFARHGLAELAAAWGESWDHAPADGECHEDASRTERTYRRWELSRWRTHAVRCGVPESRADALVADLDRETKAMTMQRYADALPTLTELRRQGFRTAVCSNWHWDLDAALRESGLDGQFTVAVTSARAGMRKPDPRIYRATLGACGLVPEKTLFVGDMWGPDVAGPRAIGMPAALLWRAAERAGQTVPPRASAVWRIGGLDEVVPLARELL; encoded by the coding sequence ATGCCGCGTGGCGTGGTGTTCGACTTCAACGGGACCCTGGCCCGGCCCGGCGCCTGGCGCTCGCACCGCGAGGTGTTCGCCCGGCACGGCCTCGCCGAACTCGCCGCGGCGTGGGGCGAGTCCTGGGATCACGCGCCCGCGGACGGCGAGTGCCACGAGGACGCGTCGCGCACGGAACGGACCTACCGGCGCTGGGAACTGAGCCGGTGGCGTACGCATGCCGTCCGGTGTGGTGTGCCCGAATCACGCGCCGACGCCCTGGTCGCCGATCTCGACCGGGAGACCAAGGCCATGACCATGCAACGGTACGCCGACGCGCTGCCCACTCTCACCGAACTGCGCCGCCAGGGTTTCCGGACGGCGGTCTGCTCCAACTGGCATTGGGACCTGGACGCGGCGCTGCGGGAGAGCGGCCTCGACGGACAGTTCACCGTCGCGGTGACCTCGGCCCGGGCCGGCATGCGCAAGCCGGATCCACGCATCTACCGGGCGACCCTCGGGGCCTGCGGGCTCGTACCCGAGAAGACGTTGTTCGTCGGTGACATGTGGGGCCCGGACGTCGCCGGGCCCCGGGCGATCGGCATGCCCGCCGCGCTGCTGTGGCGTGCCGCCGAGCGGGCCGGTCAGACGGTGCCCCCACGCGCGAGCGCGGTGTGGCGCATCGGCGGTCTGGACGAGGTCGTGCCGCTGGCGCGGGAGCTGCTGTGA
- a CDS encoding radical SAM protein, whose product MTIDRMDLVAKLYQPSTFPVVARVATGRRSAGPLVVDLDPTTFCDLACPECISGKLLNQGRFSPERLAELAGELVELDVRAVILIGGGEPLAHRGTRRVITTLGEAGIAVGVVTNGTMIDHNLDELATYADWVRVSVDAATPETFRLVRPDRRGGSAFDRVIDNMRKLAEVKKGALGYSYLVIVRSGPDGVIEGNHGEILAAAELARDIGCDFFEVKAQFDDEHHLIDLSPEILREVNAQIDAARRLAGDGFEVVNSSTIDSVQRRAGPVQPKDYHRCGVTELRTLVTPSGVYVCPYHRGNPAARLGDAVTEPLPDIWRRSDRGIIDPSRDCRFHCARHASNLELDEIAAGRAQPVLEHDHDLFI is encoded by the coding sequence GTGACCATTGACCGGATGGACCTGGTGGCCAAGCTCTACCAGCCCAGCACATTTCCGGTGGTCGCCCGGGTCGCGACCGGCCGGCGGTCGGCCGGCCCGCTCGTGGTCGACCTCGACCCCACCACTTTCTGCGACCTGGCCTGTCCTGAATGCATCAGCGGCAAGTTGCTGAACCAGGGACGTTTCTCACCGGAGCGGCTCGCCGAACTCGCCGGAGAGTTGGTGGAACTCGATGTGCGCGCGGTCATCCTGATCGGCGGTGGGGAACCGCTCGCGCATCGCGGCACGCGCCGGGTCATCACCACGCTCGGTGAGGCCGGCATCGCGGTCGGCGTGGTCACCAACGGCACGATGATCGACCACAACCTCGACGAGCTCGCCACGTACGCGGACTGGGTCCGGGTCTCCGTCGATGCCGCCACCCCGGAGACCTTCCGGCTGGTGCGCCCTGACCGCCGGGGCGGCAGCGCTTTCGACCGGGTGATCGACAACATGCGCAAGCTGGCCGAGGTGAAGAAGGGCGCGCTCGGCTACTCCTACCTGGTGATCGTCAGGAGCGGGCCGGACGGTGTGATCGAGGGCAATCACGGCGAGATCCTGGCCGCCGCGGAGCTGGCGCGCGACATCGGTTGCGACTTCTTCGAGGTGAAGGCCCAATTCGACGACGAGCATCACCTCATCGACCTGAGCCCGGAGATCCTGCGGGAGGTGAACGCGCAGATCGATGCGGCACGCCGGCTGGCCGGTGACGGCTTCGAGGTCGTGAACTCGTCGACGATCGACTCCGTTCAGCGCCGCGCCGGTCCGGTGCAGCCCAAGGATTACCACCGCTGCGGTGTGACGGAGCTGCGCACCCTGGTGACCCCGTCCGGCGTCTACGTCTGTCCCTACCACCGGGGCAATCCGGCCGCCCGGCTCGGTGACGCCGTGACCGAGCCGTTGCCGGACATCTGGCGCCGCTCCGACCGCGGCATCATCGACCCGTCGCGTGACTGCCGGTTCCACTGCGCCCGGCACGCGTCCAACCTCGAGCTCGACGAGATCGCCGCCGGCCGGGCACAGCCGGTGCTCGAGCACGACCACGACCTCTTCATCTGA
- a CDS encoding S8 family serine peptidase codes for MAVTLLGTAAAPAAAAFASAQDAGGTASGRYIVMLRRDRVFAQGVSGAARALAGGRVDRVFGAGTPGFTASLSASQARRLAADPSVAVVERDRRVRLSATQRKAPWSLDRIDARSSKLSGTYTPSSGGAGVRAYVIDTGIRTSHREFGGRASSGYDFVDDDANAADCAGHGTHVAGSIGGARYGVAKSARLVSVRVLDCEGSGWNSDVVAGIDWVTENAIHPAVANMSLGGSYSAAIDTAVKNSIDSGITYVVAAGNEDENACYGSPSGLKPAITVAATDYRDRRASFSDYGSCVDIFAPGVDITSAGVYSNTATATKSGTSMASPHVAGAAALLLAANPGLSPGAVRDALVRQATTGKVRDTVGSPNRLLYVPAPPKKAVIATKTLPSAATGRPYRAQLKLTAGRRGSWKLASGTLPAGLRLSASGLISGTPTAVGSRRFTVRFTDYVPQHTDRQIALTVVDGPPVIATRSLPTAELDTAYRAQLATSDKRAGTWSVAAGTLPTGLSLSTAGLITGTATEAGTITITVRFTDTKRRTATANLTLKVEGLDPGPEPGPSVQFVQVTAGMNHTCALDSDAKAYCWGWGGNGQLGNADADPAYQLTPVAVAAPAGVGFTRLTAGWSHTCGLSSDSKAYCWGYNFHGQLGTGDTADRPAPVPVTAPAGVSFIQLTAGYNHTCGLSSDSKAYCWGGGYAGQLGNGDTDTVMQLTPVPVTAPDGVGFAQLTAGTTHTCGLGNDSKAYCWGDNFHGQLGTGETGHTGDRATPVPVTAPAGVSFTQLTADNDHTCGLGSDTTTYCWGDGSNGRLGNGDTADQATPVPITAPPGVSFTQLTAIYSHTCGLGSDSKAYCWGSGSSGQLGNGDTADRATPVPIAAPAGVSFTQLTAGHFHTCGLGSDTKTYCWGEGPLGNGDTTNESTPVAVKLPPLVDPVGP; via the coding sequence GTGGCCGTCACCTTGCTCGGAACGGCGGCAGCCCCGGCTGCGGCGGCGTTCGCTTCCGCCCAGGACGCCGGTGGGACAGCGTCGGGGCGTTACATCGTGATGCTGCGCCGCGACCGGGTCTTCGCGCAGGGTGTCTCCGGGGCGGCTCGCGCGCTGGCGGGCGGCCGGGTCGACCGGGTGTTCGGTGCGGGCACACCGGGCTTCACCGCCTCGCTGTCGGCAAGTCAGGCACGCCGGCTCGCGGCGGATCCGTCGGTGGCGGTCGTGGAGCGTGACCGGCGCGTCCGGCTTTCGGCGACCCAGCGCAAAGCGCCGTGGTCGCTCGACCGGATCGACGCACGATCGTCGAAGCTGTCCGGTACCTACACACCGTCGAGCGGCGGGGCCGGCGTGCGGGCGTACGTCATCGACACCGGTATCCGGACCTCGCACCGCGAGTTCGGCGGACGGGCGAGTTCCGGCTACGACTTCGTCGACGACGACGCGAACGCCGCCGACTGCGCCGGCCACGGCACGCACGTGGCGGGCAGCATCGGCGGGGCCCGGTACGGCGTCGCCAAGAGCGCCCGCCTGGTCTCCGTCCGGGTGCTCGACTGCGAGGGCAGCGGCTGGAACAGCGACGTCGTCGCCGGCATCGACTGGGTGACCGAGAACGCTATCCATCCGGCCGTGGCGAACATGAGCCTGGGCGGCTCCTACAGCGCCGCCATCGACACTGCGGTCAAGAACTCCATCGACAGCGGCATCACCTACGTCGTCGCCGCGGGCAATGAGGACGAGAACGCCTGCTACGGCAGCCCGTCCGGGCTGAAGCCCGCCATCACCGTCGCCGCGACGGACTACCGTGACCGGCGAGCTTCCTTCTCCGACTACGGCAGCTGCGTCGACATCTTCGCGCCCGGGGTCGACATCACGTCAGCGGGCGTGTACAGCAACACGGCGACCGCCACCAAGAGCGGCACCTCCATGGCCTCCCCGCACGTCGCGGGGGCCGCCGCGCTGCTGCTCGCCGCGAACCCCGGCCTGTCGCCGGGGGCGGTCCGGGACGCGCTGGTCCGGCAGGCCACGACGGGCAAGGTACGCGACACCGTCGGTTCACCCAACCGGCTGCTCTACGTGCCCGCCCCGCCCAAGAAGGCGGTCATCGCCACCAAGACGCTTCCGTCGGCCGCTACCGGTCGTCCCTACCGGGCACAGTTGAAGCTCACCGCGGGCCGCCGGGGCAGCTGGAAGCTGGCGTCCGGGACGCTGCCCGCGGGGCTGCGGCTCTCGGCGAGCGGATTGATCTCCGGCACGCCCACCGCGGTCGGCAGCCGGCGGTTCACGGTCCGGTTCACCGACTACGTGCCGCAGCACACCGACCGTCAGATCGCCCTCACCGTGGTCGACGGCCCGCCGGTCATCGCCACCCGCTCACTGCCGACCGCGGAACTCGACACCGCCTACCGTGCGCAGCTGGCCACATCGGACAAACGCGCCGGCACCTGGTCGGTCGCCGCCGGCACCCTGCCGACCGGCCTGTCACTGAGCACCGCCGGGCTGATCACCGGCACCGCAACAGAAGCGGGCACCATCACCATCACCGTCCGGTTCACCGACACCAAGCGCCGGACCGCCACCGCGAATCTCACGCTCAAGGTCGAAGGGCTCGACCCGGGTCCTGAACCTGGACCGAGCGTGCAGTTCGTGCAGGTGACCGCCGGTATGAATCACACGTGCGCGCTGGACAGCGACGCGAAGGCCTACTGCTGGGGCTGGGGCGGCAACGGTCAGCTGGGCAACGCCGACGCCGACCCCGCGTATCAGTTGACGCCGGTGGCGGTCGCCGCCCCGGCTGGAGTGGGCTTCACGCGGCTCACCGCCGGCTGGTCCCACACGTGCGGGCTGAGCAGCGACTCCAAGGCCTACTGCTGGGGCTACAACTTTCATGGGCAGCTGGGGACCGGCGACACCGCGGATCGGCCGGCTCCGGTGCCGGTCACTGCCCCGGCAGGGGTGAGCTTCATCCAGCTCACCGCTGGCTACAACCACACATGCGGGCTGAGCAGCGACTCCAAGGCCTACTGCTGGGGCGGCGGCTACGCCGGTCAGCTGGGCAACGGCGACACCGACACGGTGATGCAGTTGACTCCGGTGCCGGTCACAGCCCCGGACGGGGTTGGTTTCGCCCAGCTCACCGCCGGTACGACTCACACGTGCGGGCTGGGTAATGACAGCAAGGCCTACTGCTGGGGCGACAACTTTCATGGGCAGTTGGGGACCGGCGAGACCGGGCACACCGGGGATAGAGCGACTCCGGTTCCGGTCACTGCCCCGGCTGGGGTGAGCTTCACCCAGCTCACCGCTGACAACGATCACACGTGCGGGCTGGGCAGCGACACCACAACCTACTGCTGGGGCGACGGCTCCAACGGCCGGCTGGGCAACGGCGACACTGCGGATCAGGCGACTCCGGTGCCGATCACCGCCCCGCCAGGGGTGAGCTTCACCCAGCTCACCGCCATCTACAGCCACACATGCGGGCTGGGCAGCGACTCCAAGGCCTACTGCTGGGGCAGCGGCTCTTCCGGTCAGCTGGGCAACGGCGACACCGCGGATCGGGCGACTCCGGTGCCGATCGCCGCCCCGGCTGGCGTGAGCTTCACCCAGCTCACCGCCGGTCACTTCCACACATGCGGGCTGGGCAGCGACACCAAGACCTACTGCTGGGGCGAGGGTCCGCTCGGCAATGGCGACACCACGAACGAGTCGACTCCGGTGGCAGTAAAGCTCCCACCGCTGGTCGACCCGGTAGGCCCGTAG
- a CDS encoding phosphotransferase family protein, giving the protein MELDPKTRRWTLSRLPPGTEILAVEELRGGWSSLVRGLHTSDGDYVLRSMTRPELAERAHDMLTRETLVLRMLESAGFPAPRTLGTDLSGDQCGWPSLLMTRLPGRVEIGDDGAAGTRALALARRLAAIHRLRPPSPLPEYVPWAWPGEIKYPGHTVHAELWRRAEDLITRNPPRYPGRFLHRDFHPGNVLFDDTGALTGVIDWTESSYGPADLDVAHCATMLALLHGDALSDAFVDAYRAAGGQLATDRATHLYWRLLDALSFAPDAPNAGEAWRGLGRHDLTPDVLARALERHLGYLIRTFG; this is encoded by the coding sequence GTGGAACTGGACCCGAAGACGCGACGGTGGACCCTCAGCCGGCTGCCGCCCGGCACCGAGATCCTCGCCGTCGAGGAGCTACGCGGCGGCTGGTCCTCCCTCGTCCGCGGCCTGCACACCAGCGACGGGGACTACGTCCTGCGCAGCATGACGCGCCCCGAACTGGCCGAGCGCGCTCACGACATGCTGACCCGGGAGACGCTCGTCCTGCGCATGCTGGAATCCGCCGGCTTCCCCGCGCCGCGCACGCTCGGCACCGACCTGTCCGGTGACCAGTGCGGATGGCCGTCACTGCTGATGACACGGTTGCCGGGCCGAGTCGAGATCGGCGACGACGGCGCGGCGGGCACGCGGGCGCTCGCGCTGGCCCGCCGGCTCGCCGCGATCCACCGGCTCCGGCCACCGTCGCCGCTGCCGGAATACGTTCCGTGGGCCTGGCCCGGCGAGATCAAATACCCTGGGCACACCGTCCACGCCGAACTGTGGCGCCGAGCCGAGGACCTGATCACGAGGAATCCGCCGCGCTACCCGGGCCGGTTCCTGCACCGCGACTTCCACCCGGGCAACGTCCTCTTCGACGACACGGGCGCCCTCACCGGCGTCATCGACTGGACCGAGTCCTCGTACGGGCCGGCCGACCTGGACGTCGCCCACTGCGCGACGATGCTGGCGCTGCTGCACGGCGACGCGCTCTCCGACGCGTTCGTGGACGCCTACCGCGCGGCCGGCGGGCAACTCGCGACGGATCGCGCCACCCACCTGTACTGGCGGCTGCTGGACGCCCTGTCATTCGCGCCCGACGCGCCCAACGCCGGGGAGGCGTGGCGCGGACTCGGCCGCCACGACCTGACCCCCGACGTGCTCGCCCGCGCGCTCGAACGCCACCTCGGCTATCTGATCCGCACGTTCGGCTGA
- a CDS encoding N,N-dimethylformamidase beta subunit family domain-containing protein, with the protein MISHEIEGYFGRESVAVGETIRIHASTTAPRFRVDFFKLGAKPRYAGSTPWLPGRHRPRPLVAGRADPSVDWGWDAYPFTPAGDWEPGLYAAFFETADVTPALRPLKGFGRDSLVVRPHRAENRVLCKVSTFTRHAYNRGDGAGFTDGASLYDDPVHIPGQGHKVSFRRAGGIDFLAYWDAPFLAWLENNGYTVDLCTDLDLHEDPDLLTGYRLLLSVGHDEYWSTEMRTHTTAFAGNGGNVAFLSGNTCWWRVRVTDGGTAFVSDTDHRVDDVCPRLPAPDLWWTIAPENALTGVSFRNGGMWPGGWPGDRPRTGFTVQHADHWVFAGTGLRDGDRLGEGTGLIGYECDGAAFVRDEHGVARPSGADGTPPDFTILGIAELTPVHDDLHHPRAGHWNCADREADGPRAATMGVHTLGAGTVFTGASTDWPVVTASGAAPAVEQVTRNVLDRLGG; encoded by the coding sequence ATGATTTCTCATGAGATTGAGGGCTATTTCGGTCGGGAGAGCGTGGCGGTGGGCGAGACCATCCGCATCCATGCCTCGACCACCGCGCCACGCTTCCGGGTCGACTTCTTCAAGCTCGGAGCCAAGCCGCGGTACGCCGGGAGCACGCCCTGGCTGCCCGGGCGGCACCGGCCCCGGCCGCTCGTCGCAGGCCGCGCCGATCCCTCGGTGGACTGGGGCTGGGACGCCTACCCCTTCACTCCCGCCGGCGACTGGGAGCCCGGCCTGTACGCCGCCTTCTTCGAGACCGCCGACGTCACGCCGGCCCTGCGGCCCCTGAAGGGGTTCGGCCGCGACAGCCTGGTGGTACGCCCACACCGGGCGGAGAACCGTGTGCTCTGCAAGGTCTCGACGTTCACCAGGCACGCCTACAACCGTGGCGACGGCGCCGGCTTCACCGACGGGGCCAGCCTCTACGACGACCCGGTCCACATCCCCGGGCAGGGGCACAAGGTGAGCTTCCGCCGGGCGGGCGGCATCGACTTCCTCGCGTACTGGGACGCACCGTTCCTCGCCTGGCTCGAAAACAACGGGTACACCGTGGACCTCTGCACCGACCTGGACCTGCACGAGGACCCGGACCTGCTCACCGGCTACCGCCTGCTGCTGAGCGTCGGGCACGACGAGTACTGGAGCACCGAGATGCGCACGCACACGACGGCCTTCGCCGGGAACGGCGGCAACGTGGCCTTCCTGAGCGGCAACACCTGCTGGTGGCGGGTACGGGTGACCGACGGCGGCACCGCCTTCGTCTCCGACACCGACCATCGCGTCGACGACGTCTGCCCGCGGCTGCCCGCGCCGGACCTGTGGTGGACGATCGCGCCGGAGAACGCGCTGACCGGCGTCAGCTTCCGCAACGGCGGCATGTGGCCGGGCGGCTGGCCCGGCGACCGGCCACGCACCGGTTTCACCGTGCAGCACGCGGACCACTGGGTCTTCGCCGGCACGGGCCTGCGCGACGGCGACCGGCTCGGCGAGGGCACCGGACTGATCGGGTACGAGTGCGACGGCGCCGCGTTCGTCCGCGACGAGCATGGTGTCGCACGTCCGAGCGGTGCCGACGGCACCCCACCGGACTTCACGATCCTCGGCATCGCCGAACTGACCCCGGTCCACGACGACCTCCACCACCCGCGCGCGGGCCACTGGAACTGCGCCGACCGCGAGGCGGACGGACCCCGGGCGGCCACCATGGGCGTACACACCCTGGGCGCCGGCACGGTCTTCACCGGCGCGTCCACCGACTGGCCGGTGGTGACCGCGAGCGGCGCCGCTCCCGCGGTCGAGCAGGTCACCCGCAACGTGCTGGACCGGCTGGGCGGCTGA